A single region of the Dunckerocampus dactyliophorus isolate RoL2022-P2 chromosome 3, RoL_Ddac_1.1, whole genome shotgun sequence genome encodes:
- the LOC129178265 gene encoding zinc finger protein 287-like, whose product MCKVRMLRALVDQRLTAAVEEIFVVLERTIAEYEDELSRTKEENERQRQLLDAFFKQPQVFLPTADISEENLPPEQHEWSFSVEQQEPQAPYIKEEVEEPQAPYIKEEVEEPQAPYIKEEVKEPQPPHIKEDEVVLQPPYIKEEEENHSISQEGKHIEGQKEFPVIGVPVKHDDDEDKGESEEKREVEPPSSSSTQHMTTEADGDHCGGSQADNLLTPLSDSDDTTSHSPDTDDEDSKADTTCHTDNKHFKCSHCDKTFKHWRSLKSHMNTHKGEKPFVCSVCGKRCSQKIHLTVHTRTHTGEKPFACPVCHKRFSRQDCLKRHTRIHTREKTYSCSICSRGFHGRSALVKHTRLHTSKKVLSCSVCGERFLYKYQLNNHKCAAENSSNK is encoded by the exons atgtgtaaagtacgaatgctgagagcgttggtggatcagcgactaactgcggctgtagaagaaatatttgtagtgttggaaagaacgatagcagagtacgaggacgaactttctcgaacaaaagaggagaacgagcgacaacgtcaactgCTGGACGCTTTTTTCAAGCAGCCTCAAGTTTTTCTACCTACAGCAG ACATCAGCGAAGAAAATCTTCCCCCTGAGCAGCATGAGTGGAGCTTCAGTGTGGAGCAGCAGGAGCCACAGGCCCCCTACATCAAAGAGGAAGTGGAGGAGCCACAGGCCCcctacattaaagaggaagtgGAGGAGCCACAGGCCCcctacattaaagaggaagtgaaggagccacagcccccccacattaaagaggatgAGGTGGTGCTACAGCCCCCCTAcattaaagaagaagaggagaatcacagcatcagtcaggagggaaAGCATATTGAAGGACAGaaggagttcccagtgattggtgtcCCTGTGAAGCATGacgatgatgaagacaaaggtgaaagtgaggagaagagagaggtggagcctccaagcagcagctcaactcaacacatgacaacagaagctgatggagaccactgtggaggatcacaagcagacaacctcttaactccactatcagatagtgacgacacaacgtcccactctcctgacactgatgatgaagactctaaagctgatacgacatgtcacactgacaacaaacactttaaatgctctcactgTGACAAAACTTTTAAACACTGGCGTAGTCTGAAGAGTCATATGAACACGCACAAGGGAGAGAAACCATTTgtgtgctcagtttgtggtaaaagatgcTCTCAGAAGATACATTTGACAGTACACACTAGAACACatactggagaaaaaccttttgctTGCCCAGTCTGTCACAAAAGATTCTCTCGGCAGGATTGCCTGaaaagacacacaagaatacacaccaGAGAAAAAACATATTCTTGTTCAATCTGCAGCAGGGGTTTTCATGGACGTTCAGCATTGGTTAAACACACAAGGCTACACACTTCGAAgaaagtgttgagttgcagtgtgtgtggcgAAAGATTCTTATATAAGTATCAACTGaacaatcacaagtgtgctgCTGAGAACAGCAGCAATAAATGA